The following proteins come from a genomic window of Sulfoacidibacillus ferrooxidans:
- a CDS encoding excisionase family DNA-binding protein: MADMSVNLIAPDDKDFDSIKKVANSLGTAPEENGYVIVDQAHDVRIELPPSLFRVLVDAAHQLAKGNTVGVLHYEQDITTQQSAEILQVSRPHVVKILEAGQVPYHMVGSHRRIRLRDLLEYKKSRDAVRKEKLSDMIRISESSGLYELDDFPNEE, encoded by the coding sequence ATGGCGGATATGTCGGTAAATCTGATTGCACCAGACGATAAGGATTTCGACAGTATCAAGAAAGTCGCTAACAGTTTAGGAACCGCTCCTGAAGAGAACGGTTATGTAATTGTAGATCAGGCGCATGACGTAAGAATTGAACTTCCCCCTTCTTTGTTTCGGGTATTAGTGGACGCGGCACACCAGTTAGCGAAAGGGAACACCGTTGGCGTATTGCACTATGAGCAGGACATCACGACTCAACAATCTGCGGAAATATTGCAGGTTTCACGCCCACATGTGGTCAAAATACTTGAAGCAGGACAAGTTCCTTATCATATGGTCGGGTCTCATCGTCGCATACGATTACGTGACTTGTTGGAGTACAAGAAGAGCCGAGATGCTGTGCGCAAGGAGAAGCTGAGTGACATGATTCGCATATCGGAATCGTCTGGTCTGTACGAATTAGATGATTTCCCGAATGAGGAATAG
- a CDS encoding site-specific integrase — MDEQRQQVLKRLAEDIQLRGLSPNTLESYTTHAKIFLEFCGHQSIDQLNTEDIRRFLLQLIHEKKVSSGTVNVYSAASQRGRSSQNPAY; from the coding sequence ATGGATGAACAAAGACAACAAGTGTTAAAACGGTTGGCAGAAGATATTCAGCTCCGGGGGTTATCGCCGAATACGTTAGAGAGCTATACCACGCATGCGAAGATATTCCTGGAGTTTTGTGGCCACCAATCGATAGACCAACTGAATACAGAAGATATCCGTCGATTTCTGCTCCAATTAATCCATGAAAAGAAGGTGTCGTCTGGAACCGTCAACGTCTATAGCGCTGCGAGTCAGCGAGGCCGCAGCTCTCAAAATCCAGCATATTGA
- a CDS encoding IS3 family transposase — protein sequence MVKLTFNDTVKYIDARESPLHRIVSLHIQARTCLSGNFETREQSKKWIFEYIEVWYNRERIHSITTYMSPVEYERRYSHGLRIQAS from the coding sequence ATGGTTAAACTCACTTTTAATGACACTGTGAAATACATCGATGCAAGAGAGAGTCCCCTGCATCGAATCGTTTCATTGCATATACAAGCGCGAACTTGTTTATCTGGAAATTTCGAGACTAGGGAGCAATCAAAAAAATGGATATTCGAGTACATCGAAGTGTGGTACAACCGTGAACGCATTCACTCAATAACGACTTACATGTCACCGGTTGAGTACGAGAGAAGATATTCACATGGGCTAAGAATTCAAGCAAGTTAA
- a CDS encoding creatininase family protein encodes MYMVHLTQHEFNRQIDNGCSTVLLPIGMLEGHGDHIALGTDILIPREFVRRLEAEVGEKIMMAPEIVYGHSFALAPFRVTIDVPQNVFTEYVVNIGVQFLQQGFRHVILFNGHGGNIPSLAEVAERLAALGAYILMLNWWLDYRTTITQFAPSTDHGGENETSCVLAIDESLVEMEYAHNHKNTLSSKIKCKDIGLKIFPNAISRDTLQATATKGEQIYAALLPKIRKAIEELWTFSSN; translated from the coding sequence ATGTACATGGTACATCTAACGCAACATGAATTCAATCGTCAAATAGACAACGGCTGCAGTACAGTACTTTTACCCATTGGCATGTTAGAGGGGCACGGCGATCATATCGCTTTGGGAACAGACATATTGATTCCCCGTGAATTTGTGCGCCGTCTCGAGGCGGAGGTAGGAGAAAAGATCATGATGGCTCCTGAAATAGTATATGGGCATTCGTTTGCACTTGCCCCATTTCGAGTCACTATTGATGTGCCCCAAAATGTCTTTACAGAGTATGTGGTGAATATTGGTGTGCAATTTCTCCAGCAAGGCTTTCGTCACGTGATTCTATTCAATGGGCATGGAGGCAATATACCTTCCTTGGCGGAAGTAGCTGAGCGACTCGCAGCCTTGGGGGCGTATATCTTAATGCTCAATTGGTGGTTAGATTATCGCACAACTATTACCCAATTCGCACCATCTACTGACCATGGGGGAGAAAATGAGACTTCCTGTGTACTGGCGATTGATGAGTCGTTGGTTGAGATGGAGTATGCACACAACCACAAAAATACTCTATCCTCAAAAATCAAGTGTAAAGACATTGGGTTGAAAATATTCCCTAATGCCATCTCGAGAGACACTTTGCAAGCAACGGCAACTAAGGGAGAACAAATTTATGCCGCATTACTCCCAAAAATTAGGAAAGCCATTGAAGAGTTATGGACATTTTCCAGTAATTAA
- a CDS encoding SDR family NAD(P)-dependent oxidoreductase, which yields MRFQSGVFIVTGGSSGIGRAIVNRLHEEQLDVISIDITPSDQSLTTPHFIVDVTNEQHLKNFSDKLKKPIAGLVHAAGIQLTGDIATMNIEDMQRLLEINVLGSFLVAKHVGTKIQDGGSAVFVASELAFIGTSESPVYSATKGAIVAFVRSLAVSWKNRKIRVNALCPGATDTPLLQRIWNESPSPEKARRADEELILLNRCAQPDEIASTAIFMLSEEASFVNGHSLIADGGTVIW from the coding sequence ATGCGATTTCAATCAGGTGTTTTTATTGTTACTGGAGGATCTTCAGGTATTGGAAGAGCTATTGTTAATCGATTGCATGAAGAGCAATTGGATGTTATTTCTATTGATATAACTCCAAGCGATCAATCGCTTACCACACCTCATTTCATCGTAGATGTAACAAATGAACAGCATCTAAAAAATTTTTCTGATAAATTAAAAAAACCTATCGCAGGACTTGTTCATGCAGCTGGAATACAATTGACCGGAGATATAGCAACAATGAATATTGAAGATATGCAACGATTACTAGAAATTAATGTGCTGGGTAGTTTCCTGGTTGCAAAACATGTAGGCACAAAAATTCAAGATGGGGGTTCTGCAGTATTTGTGGCATCAGAACTAGCCTTTATTGGCACTTCTGAAAGTCCAGTATATTCAGCTACTAAAGGAGCTATTGTTGCTTTCGTTCGATCTCTTGCTGTTTCTTGGAAAAATCGTAAGATTAGAGTAAATGCTTTATGCCCTGGAGCTACGGATACACCATTATTACAACGCATATGGAATGAGAGTCCTTCTCCAGAAAAAGCACGACGAGCTGATGAAGAATTAATTCTTCTAAACCGTTGCGCACAACCTGACGAAATTGCTTCTACCGCTATTTTTATGTTGTCTGAAGAAGCTAGTTTTGTGAATGGACATTCTCTTATCGCAGACGGTGGTACAGTAATATGGTAG
- a CDS encoding sigma-54 interaction domain-containing protein: protein MDHYELHLILDSMLDKLEEGIHVVDQKGLTLFYNVKMANFDCLDKKNVINVNIQDIKQFISKDKNHLLQTLQSGIPMLNMEQIFVRSNQRRLYTISSIFPIVKNEFVLGAIKITREKESLVQIHSSDLTKSPHHSMVTFKNIVGKNKELMNAINMAKKAAQTRSSVLIVGETGSGKEIFSQGIHNSSPRFSEAFIAENCAALPESLIEGILFGTTKGAFTGAIDRPGLFEVAHRGTLMLDELNALPLFLQAKLLRVIQEKSFRRIGDVHLKQVDVRFIGTINEPPAIAMKMGRLRPDLFYRLAVVIIYIPPLRERMEDIPLLIDHFIQKFNLILGLNVLGVSASVLEYMLSYKWPGNVRELESIIEGAFSIMDEKEQIIDIHHITYHIQLMNLSHSIEKDESTLSSIPLETEPAPISEDIEHLIKNALTRSQSLSLKEIEHMAILHVMHECKGNITSASKILGISRQNLQYKIKNLQYNSGLRREAKQLPLD from the coding sequence TTGGATCATTATGAATTGCATCTTATCTTAGATTCTATGTTAGATAAATTAGAAGAAGGGATTCATGTAGTTGATCAAAAAGGGTTAACATTGTTTTATAATGTGAAAATGGCTAACTTTGACTGTTTAGATAAAAAAAACGTGATAAATGTTAATATACAAGATATAAAGCAATTCATTTCTAAAGATAAAAACCATTTACTTCAAACTTTACAATCTGGCATACCTATGTTGAATATGGAACAAATTTTCGTTCGCTCTAACCAGCGCAGATTATATACGATAAGCAGTATTTTCCCTATCGTAAAGAATGAATTTGTGCTTGGTGCTATAAAAATCACAAGAGAAAAAGAATCACTAGTACAAATACATTCATCTGATTTAACCAAATCTCCACATCATTCAATGGTTACCTTTAAAAATATTGTCGGTAAAAATAAAGAATTAATGAATGCAATTAATATGGCAAAAAAAGCTGCACAAACAAGATCATCTGTTCTAATCGTAGGCGAAACTGGGAGTGGTAAGGAGATATTTTCTCAAGGAATACATAACTCAAGCCCACGTTTTTCTGAAGCATTTATTGCTGAGAACTGCGCAGCACTTCCGGAAAGTTTAATTGAAGGAATATTATTTGGTACTACCAAGGGTGCATTTACTGGTGCCATAGATCGCCCTGGACTTTTTGAAGTGGCTCATCGAGGAACATTAATGCTTGATGAATTAAATGCTCTACCTCTTTTCTTACAAGCTAAACTTTTAAGGGTGATTCAGGAAAAGTCATTTCGAAGAATTGGAGATGTGCACTTAAAGCAAGTAGATGTTCGATTTATCGGAACTATTAACGAACCTCCTGCAATTGCAATGAAAATGGGGAGATTGCGTCCTGACTTATTTTATCGTTTAGCGGTTGTCATTATTTATATTCCACCTTTACGAGAAAGGATGGAAGATATTCCATTATTGATCGATCATTTTATACAAAAATTCAATTTAATACTAGGTTTAAATGTACTAGGAGTATCAGCATCAGTATTGGAATATATGCTATCGTATAAGTGGCCAGGTAATGTACGTGAACTCGAGTCAATAATTGAAGGAGCATTCAGCATAATGGATGAGAAAGAACAAATCATTGACATCCACCATATTACCTACCATATACAATTAATGAATTTATCTCACTCCATTGAAAAAGATGAAAGCACCTTAAGTAGTATTCCGTTAGAAACAGAGCCTGCACCTATTTCAGAAGATATAGAGCATTTAATAAAAAATGCTTTAACAAGATCTCAAAGTCTTTCATTAAAAGAGATTGAACACATGGCTATACTACATGTCATGCATGAGTGTAAAGGAAATATTACATCAGCATCAAAAATCCTTGGAATTAGTAGGCAAAATTTGCAATATAAAATCAAAAATTTGCAATATAATTCGGGACTCCGGCGCGAAGCCAAACAGCTTCCTCTGGACTGA
- a CDS encoding arginase family protein — translation MGESRTKINLGVISFSSEDTKDMSYGPEKLIASTNLIPTFRIEESAPGVEGWMNVSRSFRITRNVHIDRSMPTLMIVGDCTSSVIGMSAVQFYHGKEAHLIWIDAHADFNTPDSSKSGFLGGMPLNALVGGCFPEVLSYAEISPIPASYVTLFGCRDIDPLEELLLQKYEVVRTSDVNSTLQRIKDVNRPVYLHFDTDVLSLDVNPAASYPSPGGLVLEEAFDLLQQILETNRVVVVTVSAYSPAYDKNNIGLRNISAIIQEIYERLSTHPMN, via the coding sequence TTGGGAGAAAGCCGCACTAAAATTAACTTGGGTGTTATCTCATTTAGTTCTGAGGACACTAAGGATATGAGTTATGGCCCAGAAAAATTGATTGCTTCTACCAATCTTATCCCTACATTTAGGATCGAGGAGTCTGCTCCTGGTGTCGAAGGATGGATGAATGTATCCCGCTCATTTAGAATCACTCGAAACGTTCACATAGATCGCTCAATGCCCACACTCATGATTGTTGGTGATTGTACAAGTTCTGTTATTGGAATGTCCGCCGTTCAATTTTATCACGGAAAGGAGGCACATCTGATATGGATTGATGCGCATGCAGATTTTAATACCCCCGATTCTTCAAAAAGTGGATTTCTTGGTGGTATGCCCCTAAACGCACTCGTAGGTGGATGTTTTCCTGAAGTACTCTCTTACGCTGAAATTTCGCCAATCCCAGCTTCTTATGTAACTTTATTTGGATGTCGTGATATTGACCCTCTAGAAGAATTGTTATTACAAAAATATGAAGTTGTGCGTACATCAGATGTAAATAGCACACTACAGCGTATTAAGGATGTAAATAGACCAGTATATTTACACTTTGATACGGATGTACTAAGTCTTGATGTGAACCCAGCTGCTTCATATCCAAGTCCTGGTGGTCTTGTTTTAGAGGAAGCATTTGATTTATTGCAACAAATACTAGAAACAAATAGGGTTGTTGTTGTGACTGTATCAGCCTATAGCCCTGCATACGACAAGAATAACATTGGTTTACGCAACATCTCTGCCATCATACAAGAAATTTATGAAAGATTAAGTACTCATCCAATGAACTGA
- a CDS encoding PIN domain-containing protein — MSMVAFLDACVLYPSNLRDVILTMAEAGLFQIRWSPDVLEEMERNLMKAGKAGLNLRDVMESAFPDAMVFQNEYLQLIDDMPNHRKDRHVLAAAIATNADVLVTANLKDFKPLPGNCEVEVQHPSDFLCSVLDGFASEVFDTLSNLALRRREPMNSVPAILNSLHKTVPNFVMQAFDALPTFTEHDL; from the coding sequence ATGTCAATGGTCGCGTTTTTAGACGCTTGCGTGCTGTACCCATCAAATCTTCGGGATGTTATTTTAACGATGGCAGAGGCTGGTTTATTTCAAATTCGGTGGAGTCCAGATGTGTTGGAGGAAATGGAACGAAACTTGATGAAAGCGGGAAAAGCTGGTTTAAACTTGCGTGATGTTATGGAGTCTGCCTTTCCAGATGCAATGGTATTTCAGAATGAATATCTCCAACTGATAGACGATATGCCGAATCACCGAAAGGATCGTCATGTATTGGCGGCAGCGATTGCAACGAATGCAGACGTACTTGTGACGGCAAACTTAAAGGACTTCAAACCTCTGCCAGGTAACTGTGAAGTCGAGGTACAGCATCCCAGTGACTTTCTGTGTTCAGTGTTGGATGGATTCGCTAGCGAAGTTTTTGATACATTGAGCAATCTCGCGTTGCGTAGACGGGAACCAATGAACTCTGTTCCGGCAATCTTAAATTCTCTACACAAGACGGTTCCGAACTTTGTGATGCAGGCATTCGACGCTCTGCCGACGTTCACGGAACACGATCTATGA
- a CDS encoding peptide ABC transporter substrate-binding protein — MISLKTILMNHRSQIALATITSVGLLIGLSGCGTQANNSSAVSHLNPGPETSGGTLTYALPPQTNLTWFLPMISVSSDSNYNIEVTEQMYKPLLWINNKYQIDWKSSLASKITYNSNGTIYHIYLNPKWHWSNGQPVTSRDVLFSWDVIQAASSPNAPSPWPFVGEGTGDIPTGFQSVVANGLYEVTVTLKHPANQQWFIYNGLTQITPLPASVLDIHKNIVNEIKYLGDNATNPLFNQVVDGPFQMVSATPNQEWVMVPNAHYDGHKSIVKKLIFTYEGSSASEFAGLKTGSINYGYLDLGQYGSRQALTEIGDTITPEYTLGVYYTDLNMFPGSSTKSIFDKLYVRQAMQMGIDNPIIDQTIYHGFAPPEDGPIPSNPLTKFYSPSLKNNPYPYNPSKGKKLLEEHGWHEVNGIMTKGNQQLKFQMLYVSGTLAAEDQAILMTYDFAQEGIDVTLKPVPFSTFISITSNPKSPNQWQMGTGLEWTYNGPGFYPSGGELFATGAPSGYGYSNPMEDALIRATHLPYATTSATMQHFYAYENFTAKQVPFLWGTNVATLAVHAQNLHDSIKYANAAVGFPQIQYWWISPSE; from the coding sequence ATGATCTCTTTGAAAACTATTCTAATGAATCACCGCTCACAAATTGCTTTGGCTACGATCACTTCAGTGGGTCTACTCATCGGTTTGTCTGGTTGTGGTACTCAAGCAAACAATTCTTCGGCTGTTTCTCATTTGAACCCCGGTCCAGAGACATCGGGTGGAACTCTGACCTATGCCCTCCCACCTCAGACCAATTTAACCTGGTTTTTACCAATGATCAGTGTCTCATCAGATTCAAATTACAATATTGAGGTTACAGAACAAATGTATAAGCCTCTGCTTTGGATCAATAACAAATACCAGATAGACTGGAAATCTTCCTTGGCAAGTAAAATCACATACAATTCGAACGGAACCATTTACCACATATATTTGAATCCAAAGTGGCACTGGTCTAATGGGCAACCGGTGACGAGTCGGGATGTACTCTTTTCTTGGGATGTGATTCAGGCCGCTTCCTCTCCCAACGCGCCTTCCCCATGGCCCTTTGTTGGTGAAGGGACTGGGGATATTCCAACAGGCTTTCAAAGTGTGGTGGCGAATGGTTTGTATGAGGTTACGGTGACACTTAAGCATCCAGCCAATCAGCAATGGTTTATTTATAACGGACTGACACAAATTACACCCCTACCTGCTTCAGTTCTTGACATTCATAAAAATATTGTGAATGAAATTAAGTATCTAGGCGACAATGCCACGAATCCACTTTTCAATCAGGTGGTCGACGGACCATTTCAGATGGTCAGTGCGACACCCAATCAGGAGTGGGTAATGGTGCCAAATGCACATTATGACGGGCACAAGAGTATTGTCAAAAAACTCATCTTCACATACGAAGGTTCATCTGCCTCCGAGTTTGCGGGCCTGAAAACGGGTTCCATAAACTATGGGTATTTGGATCTTGGTCAATATGGATCGCGTCAGGCGTTAACTGAGATAGGCGACACCATTACACCAGAGTATACGCTTGGAGTATACTACACAGATTTAAATATGTTCCCTGGCTCATCCACAAAATCTATTTTTGACAAATTATACGTGCGTCAAGCAATGCAGATGGGAATTGACAATCCGATCATTGATCAAACCATCTACCACGGCTTTGCACCTCCTGAGGATGGGCCAATACCATCCAATCCGTTAACAAAGTTTTATAGCCCTAGTCTGAAGAATAATCCATATCCGTACAACCCATCCAAAGGTAAAAAACTACTCGAAGAGCACGGTTGGCATGAAGTGAACGGTATTATGACGAAAGGCAATCAACAGCTGAAGTTTCAGATGCTGTATGTGAGCGGTACGTTAGCAGCTGAAGACCAAGCTATATTAATGACATATGATTTTGCTCAGGAAGGAATTGACGTCACTTTAAAGCCCGTACCATTCAGTACCTTTATCAGCATCACAAGTAATCCTAAGTCTCCGAATCAGTGGCAGATGGGGACAGGGTTGGAATGGACCTACAATGGACCTGGTTTTTATCCATCCGGAGGAGAATTGTTTGCGACAGGGGCACCATCTGGTTATGGTTACAGTAACCCCATGGAGGATGCATTAATTCGAGCGACCCATTTGCCCTATGCAACAACTTCTGCAACCATGCAACATTTCTATGCCTATGAAAACTTTACTGCAAAGCAAGTACCTTTTTTATGGGGAACCAATGTTGCCACGTTGGCAGTGCATGCGCAAAACCTCCACGACTCCATCAAGTATGCAAATGCTGCCGTTGGATTCCCACAAATACAGTATTGGTGGATTTCACCGTCCGAATAG
- a CDS encoding DUF6904 family protein, with protein sequence MTHILTIRNTPNLAGIEISGDYQDLDTLYLALLMIIGDEGDFPPYAGARIRILGMMYDIRHAFQGDREFEFVQNGMDNHRMKLLGLITPDKNLYYKANVYYPEALFVTMAINDFIRLYAKLQAKSSTYPLMDKKNLWDRNIATARLFQSLIVNCLEKAVTEASLKRIVNLLYKDYTWTDRYTTQYLDMVNIRYLSIEDKEERAKALTKTVKRMVEKGKEYQDIEQNVLEMAIANNCSTEEIGLRWEYPEEIEW encoded by the coding sequence GTGACACATATACTAACCATCCGTAACACACCGAATTTAGCTGGAATCGAAATATCGGGCGATTATCAGGATCTTGACACACTATACTTGGCTTTACTCATGATCATCGGTGATGAAGGAGATTTCCCACCGTATGCAGGCGCTCGGATTCGCATTCTAGGCATGATGTATGATATTAGACATGCATTTCAAGGAGATCGAGAATTTGAGTTCGTCCAAAATGGTATGGACAATCACAGGATGAAACTCTTAGGATTGATTACACCCGATAAAAACCTTTACTACAAAGCAAATGTCTATTATCCCGAAGCCCTATTCGTCACCATGGCAATCAACGACTTTATCCGACTTTACGCAAAGTTACAAGCAAAGTCATCCACCTATCCTCTGATGGACAAGAAAAACCTATGGGACAGAAATATTGCGACCGCACGGTTATTTCAATCGTTGATAGTCAATTGTCTAGAGAAAGCTGTGACGGAAGCATCGTTAAAGAGGATTGTGAACCTTTTGTATAAGGACTATACATGGACAGATAGATACACGACGCAGTATTTGGATATGGTGAACATCCGATACCTGAGCATCGAGGATAAGGAAGAACGGGCGAAAGCGTTGACAAAAACAGTCAAGCGGATGGTGGAGAAGGGGAAGGAGTACCAGGACATCGAACAAAATGTTTTAGAGATGGCGATAGCTAATAACTGCTCGACTGAGGAAATAGGTTTGAGATGGGAATATCCCGAAGAGATCGAATGGTAG